The following nucleotide sequence is from Mercenaria mercenaria strain notata unplaced genomic scaffold, MADL_Memer_1 contig_2339, whole genome shotgun sequence.
aaaatgtgaaataagtaATGCATTACTTGGAACACACTGCGGCTTCATGTCTATCCATCGTCCTTCTTTACACCGGTATGGTGCGGAACGGCTCAGCTGAAAACCTGGGTCACATGTGACGTCATAATTTGTAGATTCgattaataaaacaaacattctgaccaggtttcatgtaaATCAATTAGAAAACGTTAGCAAGGTTTATACACACACATACCATTACAATGTGGCAGATCCGGGACCCATCTACCGTCATGACATTTGCTTAAAGCTATATCGTGGTATACGCCCTTCTTACAGATGACCCTTATTTTCGTACCATGATTTATTCGTCTGCCTGCAGGATATCTGCTTATGTTCGAGCCATATTGAGGACGATAAAAATTTCTTCTGTACTGGGCCCCGCTTGGAATGGCGCAACTCCCTGAAAAAGGAAGCATTTCGTGCATGGAAAACATAAACTTTGCCGCGAAGTGAATCttattatattgtttattaaaCTGCACCTCATTCACAGTGGGATTTTTGCTAATATCATAGAACGTATAGAATTCATGGTGACCAACCCACGTGAGTTTTCGATATAGTACACACAGGGAAAATCGCCTAAATTTTACCAACATTAATGACAACCCTTCACTTACAAAAATTAAGTGGCTACATGTTCAAAGTATAAGGAAATTATGACGTAAATAATTAATCTTTCTGCGTCTTTTCTTAATTTAATCTTTACCCAGGTAAAATTTGTCACTTACTTGTACTGGCGTGCACATTATATATAATTCCGAGCATCAGAAACAGAAAGCATGGAACTCCTTTTATagaggtcatgtttttttttctatgttcaCAAAGTCGCATAGAGACTGTTATTGTGTCATTAATGTCCTTATTGTGCGCATCCTGTATTCCGGTATAACATTGAAGTGGTTTTTATTAGTAAACCGGAAGTGTCCGGAAGTAACTTGTGATAGCGCCACTTTTAAAACTATTATGTTAAGTGTTCTTTGAAATGCTAAATGTTTGAATgcttgtaaataattttattgatatttttgttattataaataaaacgggtacttgaaaaaaattgaaaaaaagtgattttattCTGACATTCAGAGCTTTGGGGCAGTTACTAAGTGGTGGCGATCCGAGTTTTAATCCCGGATGCTATGATAAATTTTCGATGCCTGATGATTTCTTCATATTGTACGACTTCTATGCTGGATCCAGGGGAGGTAGGTAAATACGACAACTGTCGTGTGCTCAACTGGAAATAAGTTGTCCCGTATATTCAAGGTGTGGACCTTCGTCGACTTCACATACCTTTACCTTTAACTTTGACCTAACAAACATCCGTGTTTTTTAAACATGTGCTAGATCATGCGGTTTAGTGAAATTATTAAATGTCATGTAGTAAGCAGTCTTTATTATCACAACATAACATCATAACAAGGggagggaaattaaaaaaatcatcaGCGATGCTATAGTTTAGTTTACTCCCCTTTGAAgttagttagtttgtttgtttgttttgggtttaacgccgttttttaacagtattccagtcatgtaacggcgggcagttaacgtaaccagtgttcctggattctgtaccagtacaaacctgttcttcgcaagtaactgccaacttccccacatgaatcaggggtgAAGGACTTacgattttagacacaatgtcgtttagcaaatagtcacggagaacatacgccctgcccgaggatcgaactcacaaacccgcgatccgtagaccactGCTCTACCCAAACTCCAACGCAGTAACCTCCCTTTCCGCTTCGCTCTCCCAAATCTCCCCATAGCGAGTCTGCTGTAGGCCTAGGTTGCTCTTGCCAATTGAGCTATCTGAGCAAAGCattatcattaaatttcaatgaataTACACCATTATATGCATACTTTAAACTGTcaatttgaattataaaaaatgacttataagtaaattttatacatgtgttttatttgtttttgtttatttcctaGCATAGAATGCAGTTTTCTCAAAACACGAAGTCCTGTCAAACTTTGTTGTGTTTTATGCCCGTGTCAAGCAATATTTCGATCAGCTTTATACCGACGGCCATTTAGCCTAACCAATGTTCCAGGGGTTTTACCAGTACTGACCCATTTCTCTGCTAGTAACTGGCAACTACCACACTTGAATCAGTGTTAAGATGAATGACCTTTTGACCCAATGTCTGAGATCAAATTATGGGTGTAACGATAAGttagtctcacgatacaataaATATAGGGATACAGATGCACCAAGATGGTACGTATCGCGGTACACATGTACCAAGTCTCATAAGTAAGCATtcataaaacaatatgaaaaaaaaagatcaatatTTCTACCCTtggaaagtttgtttgtttgttttgggtttaacgctgtttttcaacagtatttcagtcatgtaacggcgcgcagttaacctaaccagtgttcctggattctgtaccagtacaaacctgttctccgcaagtaactgccaacttccccacatgaatcagaggtggaggacttatgatttcagacacaatgtcgtttatcaaacagtcacggagaacatacgcctccgatcgaactcaagaccccgcgatccgtagaccaacgctctacctactgagctaagcgggcgggctacacttggaaagtacttgaaattttgctttaaataaatGGAACTTAcgtttagttactatctttaacactgattttatGAACGTTTTCATTCATTGATTCTTCTTTTCATTGTAATGTGAAACAGGCATATGATACGATATGCATACCATCAGActaatgtatcgtgatacagtgaatttcAATCTATTGTTACACTCTTATATCAAATCATCAAGGAGAAATTTTAACACGTCCAGGGATCGAACTTGGTACCCTAGTCTTTTTGCTCAAACAACTGAGCTATATGGGCAGATACCAGTCAAGCTAGTGTATGTTGCTTTTTGGATTGAAATCTGTTGTCAAGATGACAAATGTAAGACCTTATACgcaaccatatacatgtatatgataaaccTCGTTCAGACTCAAAGTAGTTGCAAATACTGCttatttcattactttaattGATAAACTATTCTGCccgggtagctcagttggtagagtgCTTGGCTTACAAACAAGGAACTTTGAGTATGATATCCGGAATCTTTATCCCTTGGCCAGGGCAAGGGCTCGTCTACATTTATTATAACCATAGTTGTTGAGTGAGACGTTTATCTATATACAAAACATACCAACTGATAAACTGTTGCGCAGTTTCAGCAAATAAGTTCTTACAAAGTCTTCCAGTTTATAATTGAAATGTTTGGCATATTTAAAGCCAAGCACTACCACAATGATGAACCAGTAGACATTACTGACGAAAGagtataaacaaaatttaagcAAAAATAATTCCAACACCAATGCCGCTGCATTTTATCAAACTTACCAACTTTCAACAATATGGCAGTCATCTATAACTAATGCTGCAACTCGGTGAATAAAACTGCAGCTGGTTAAAAGTTCCTATCCTTTGGAAGTATTCAACAATGCCTCTGGATGGGCAAATACCACAGCAAAATCACCACTGACAATTGAGTGGTTCAAATCAGAATCCAAAGATTCTTCGTTATCCAAATAAGGTAGACTACATGCACTTATGTTATGCCGTTTAAGAACATCAATTTGTTCTGTCTGTATGATATTCAGTGGAGATATTGTGAGGATCACTAGCTTCTCCAAATCGGGCGTAGCTCTCTGTACAAGCTTTGGCAACACATGGTATACCAAACTTTTACCATACCCAACCGGTAGATTCACAATAACATCCTTGCCAgcaagaaaatattcaaaagcctcTATCTGCTTTGGCTTGGGGTCAATAGAGGCATTATAATCATGAACGGCGTCAAAGATTAACTTCGAGTTAGACATGTTTGTTTACTTTCGAACCGGTGTCGGGGATAGAAATTATTCTGTgaatataagtaaataaattttacaatcgttattttttttattatggaaCATTCGCCTGTGCTGAAAGAAGGGTAAACTTCGAAAACACTGGGaaaaaataacgaaataattatataaataaaaaagtccGTTTAGCTCAATTTTAGCTAAAAAaattgtgttggcagtgatcaatgagcgaagcggcaagggagatcactgcgttggagtttgcgCTCtaactactgagctaagcgggcgggcccctTTGAAGTTAGGCATGAAAAGTAATGTCTTATCACCtccctttaacattaaaaatatggaaaataacgAGTGTTTTCTGTAaaaagctaaaaatacaaaatgttcaaataaaaatttcttcTTGAATTTTCAAATTTCGATGACAGTAATAGTTGTGTTATAAAATAACACAAATTATACACATACATTTTCATatgctttatcaattaatttcgtAAAATTGAATTATAATCAGTTTCAACAGGCAAGCTTCGTAAAGATTCAATGTGCAATTTCAGCATCCAAATCGATTTACGACCCACTGTGTCcctgaaaaaaaacacacaaaaaattaacctttattatagaaaatatttgtACAGTTTATAAACAGACTTATAGTTTTCACTTTAAATGACATGCATCCAGCTTGAAATCTTTTTCTCTCAAAGTATAAAAATTACATGCGTTTTCATTTGTTTGTAAGTGTCAAATAATTAAGTTAGTTTACTTATGCAACTACTCGTGTAGTAGGTAAAATAACAAGAACAACTTTCTACTGAGTTAGTCACGCGGTACAAATTGCATGTGGATTGAATAGGAAATACCTAGCTTTGTTTTTACATCATTCTAATAACTTACCGCCCTAGTTAATACTATTAAACCATGACACACCTCAAagtggtagcaacgcattttggtagtcgcGACCAAagttcggccgagttttggtagcgacaaaatgcgttacaagggtacatatgatgtgttaagaatcatggaatggaacgtattttggtagtttttttctacatcaggggctgtgtccatttttacattacgcacaaaaaAAGAGAGATGAGGAGGGAATGTCTCTTAAAAatatggtggggggggggggggggggggagttccACTCCCGAGATAAAGTTtacgtataaaaacaaccaaaatgcaGATTTCTGAGCGTGTTAAATGGGCCTcaaacgacgcttcctatgcaaaAACATTGTatgattttgtagttttaatgtgctagtgttgtcgGAGGTA
It contains:
- the LOC128552334 gene encoding uncharacterized protein LOC128552334; the protein is MSNSKLIFDAVHDYNASIDPKPKQIEAFEYFLAGKDVIVNLPVGYGKSLVYHVLPKLVQRATPDLEKLVILTISPLNIIQTEQIDVLKRHNISACSLPYLDNEESLDSDLNHSIVSGDFAVVFAHPEALLNTSKG
- the LOC128552333 gene encoding uncharacterized protein LOC128552333 isoform X1; translated protein: MRLCEHRKKNMTSIKGVPCFLFLMLGIIYNVHASTRSCAIPSGAQYRRNFYRPQYGSNISRYPAGRRINHGTKIRVICKKGVYHDIALSKCHDGRWVPDLPHCNVEQNCIIPRSGRFRRTLYRPKSGPSTSNYPAGSVINHGSTIMAICKKDIYGDLVTAWTSSECNRGKWIPRLPSCKGKQ
- the LOC128552333 gene encoding uncharacterized protein LOC128552333 isoform X2, with the protein product MRLCEHRKKNMTSIKGVPCFLFLMLGIIYNVHASTRSCAIPSGAQYRRNFYRPQYGSNISRYPAGRRINHGTKIRVICKKGVYHDIALSKCHDGRWVPDLPHCNEQNCIIPRSGRFRRTLYRPKSGPSTSNYPAGSVINHGSTIMAICKKDIYGDLVTAWTSSECNRGKWIPRLPSCKGKQ